A single window of Plasmodium reichenowi strain SY57 chromosome 12, whole genome shotgun sequence DNA harbors:
- a CDS encoding replication factor C subunit 4, putative, whose translation MEEDSFKNRLLKRNIDIWIEKYRPEFLDEVVGNPFVINTLKSIITSGNMPNLLLAGAPGTGKTTSILCLASEMLGNQAKKAVLELNASDDRGINVIRDRIKSFAKEIISLPPGKHKIIILDEVDSMTTAAQQSLRRIMELYSDTTRFALACNQSEKIIDALQSRCAIIRYFKLSDDQVLKRILKICDLENIKYTDDGLDALTFIADGDLRKAVNCLQSTYAGLEVINKENVLHICDIPSPERIENLLKHCVNSEWKKAHDIAYSMIKEGHTPYDISLTSSNVLRRFNIGSEVIQIEFLKIGAMACNTMATGLTSVIQLDKLLADWCMAAKILRSKA comes from the exons ATGGAGGAAGATTCATTCAAAAATAGATTACTCAAGAGAAATATCGATATATGGATAGAAAAGTACCGACCAGAATTTTTAGATGAAGTAGTAGGAAATCCTTTtgtaataaatacattGAAGAGTATTATTACTTCAGGAAATATGCCTAATTTACTTTTAGct gGTGCTCCTGGTACGGGTAAAACGACAAGCATATTATGTCTGGCAAGCGAAATGCTCGGAAATCAAGCAAAAAAAGCTGTTCTAGAATTAAACGCATCAGATGATAGAGGAATTAATGTGATAAGAGATAGAATAAAAAGTTTTgcaaaagaaataataagtTTACCACCAGGaaaacataaaattattatattggATGAAGTAGATTCTATGACAACAGCAGCTCAACAATCTTTAAGAAGAATAATGGAATTATATTCAGATACAACTCGATTTGCTTTAGCTTGTAATCAATCggaaaaaattattgatGCACTTCAAAGTAGATGTGCAATTATtagatattttaaattaagTGATGATCAAgttttaaaaagaatattaaaaatatgtgatttagaaaatataaaatatacagATGATGGATTAGATGCTTTAACATTTATTGCTGATGGTGATTTAAGAAAAGCTGTAAATTGTTTACAATCAACATATGCAGGTTTAGAAGTTATAAATAAGGAAAATgtattacatatatgtgATATCCCTTCTCCTGAAAGAATTGAGAATTTACTTAAACATTGTGTTAATAGTGAATGGAAAAAAGCACATGATATTGCATATAGTATGATAAAAGAAGGACATACACCTTATGATATATCATTAACATCATCCAATGTCTTAAGGAGATTTAATATTGGTTCAGAAGTTATACAAATtgaatttttaaaaatagGTGCCATGGCATGTAATACCATGGCAACAGGTTTAACGTCTGTAATACAACTAGATAAATTGCTAGCTGATTGGTGTATGGCCGCAAAAATATTGAGATCAAAAGCGTGA
- a CDS encoding DEAD/DEAH box ATP-dependent RNA helicase, putative: protein MNDAQIKDMMNDEEEKEEIEIKENINDKINEIDDDEDGDDGDDDGDDDVDDDVDNDDEDDDNEDNDDEDNDDSDNNDDDDNEDNDDKDNDDSDNNDGDHNDVKKSNKNKKKNNEEMFDRSNHFDNFDNIMLDVRLRKALLYLFKYQHPTIIQKMSICKILNGHDVIISSKTGSGKTMAYLIPVVHNLIKFNLNEKDHLKFFYKCIIICPTEELCLQIYDVTKKLCTYLKDIITVNHNVNNTFYEHPTILISTPKDLCTHIIEKKKKNNLDILMNLKILILDEADVLHTQEFQSYLKTLTSYLPKKFNKKYQIVMASATLKSNILEKTKLFLHNPIYVSHEQKNESSFEKKKNKTNNTNSVIMKREEAGKNNIDDEGNEGRTKYQKFTGKAFYYVYKEELIKYIYLYNLIKIKIIPYKSIIFTTTIHDAYKIKIFLTYLNVSSSILNPNHPILIRQNIISAFNNSKFHFLICPQYEKNNMKHVKGVVGSNKMDNDEDDEDDGGDNEDDGDDDDGDDNDDGDDGDDGDDDDGDDGDVVDDGDDGDDGDVVDDGDVVDDGDVIDDDDNDDDDDDDNDNDNDDNNDDQTLNEPLSDNNSCRTYNTDDENEKTDGTTKLNEEKDFLYSRGLDFYDVKCVVNFDMPSDSETFIHRIGRTCRLNNKGKCISFVNELNYGEKEFLQKLIEDKNICTMIRKNIQYNIVEKYRYRVESTLNKCTNKKIKLFIQKEILYQSLKSKELKDFFNTNINEKRKINKIIKHFNKAVIPQKLIKDRNQSIFLNKSKVKNKIIQKNNTNNKNNNNIKPFALKKNNGLVITEQGYESQLTKEPEREVADPSKLPPLCGQRLRNYMYLKYIKGKKNKNGSNMNNSYNSNNKKRKNNNKYNNRYNKYNKKAINKNHNKKNTNFNR, encoded by the coding sequence ATGAATGATGCacaaataaaagatatgatgaatgatgaagaagaaaaagaagaaatagAAATCAAGGAAAACATAAATGATAAGATAAATGAAAttgatgatgatgaagatgGTGATGATGGTGATGATGATGGTGATGATGATGTTGATGATGATGttgataatgatgatgaagatgatgataatgaagataatgatgatgaagataatgatgatagtgataataatgatgatgatgataatgaagataatgatgataaagataatgatgatagtgataataatgatggtGACCACAATGATGTTAAAAAATCcaataagaataaaaaaaagaataacGAGGAAATGTTCGACAGAAGTAACCATTTTGATAATTTTGATAACATTATGTTAGATGTGAGATTAAGAAAAgctttattatatttattcaaatATCAACATCCTACTATAATACAAAAGATGTctatatgtaaaatattaaatggTCATGATGTTATAATAAGCTCTAAAACTGGTTCGGGAAAAACAATGGCATATTTAATACCAGTTGtacataatttaataaaatttaatttgAACGAAAAAGATCAtttgaaatttttttataaatgtattataatatgtcCTACAGAAGAATTATGtttacaaatatatgaCGTTACAAAAAAGTTATGTACctatttaaaagatataataacTGTTAATCataatgtgaataataCTTTTTATGAACATCCAACCATATTAATTAGTACTCCAAAAGATTTATGTACACatattatagaaaaaaagaaaaaaaataatctagatattttaatgaatttaaaaatattaattctAGACGAAGCAGACGTTTTACATACTCAAGAATTTCAATCATATTTGAAGACACTAACAAGTTATTTACCAAAAAaatttaacaaaaaatatcaaaTTGTTATGGCTTCAGCTACtttaaaaagtaatatTTTAGAGAAAAccaaattatttttacataatcCTATATACGTTAGCcatgaacaaaaaaatgagTCATCctttgaaaaaaaaaaaaataaaactaATAACACAAATAGTGTTATTATGAAAAGGGAAGAAGctggaaaaaataatattgatgaTGAAGGAAATGAAGGGAGAACAAAATATCAAAAGTTTACCGGAAAGgcattttattatgtatataaagaagaattaattaaatatatctatttatataatttaataaaaattaaaattataccTTATAAATCTATTATATTTACTACAACCATACATGATgcatataaaattaaaatttttttaacttACCTAAATGTTTCTTCTTCTATACTTAACCCGAACCATCCCATATTAATTCGACAGAATATAATTTCGGCGTTTAACAATTCGaaatttcattttttgaTTTGCCCTCAATATGAgaagaataatatgaagCATGTGAAGGGTGTAGTAGGGTCAAATAAAATGgataatgatgaagatgatgaagatgatgGTGGTGATAATGAAGATGATggtgatgatgatgatggtgatgataatgatgatggTGATGATGGTGATGATggtgatgatgatgatggTGATGATGGTGATGTTGTTGATGATGGTGATGATGGTGATGATGGTGATGTTGTTGATGATGGTGATGTTGTTGATGATGGTGATGTTAttgatgatgatgataatgatgatgatgatgatgatgataatgataatgataatgatgataacaATGATGATCAAACGCTGAACGAACCACTTAGCGATAATAATTCCTGCAGGACATATAATACagatgatgaaaatgaGAAAACAGATGGTACAACAAAATTGAATGAAGAGAAAGATTTCTTATATAGTAGAGGATTAGATTTTTATGATGTTAAATGTGTTGTTAATTTTGATATGCCATCAGACTCAGAAACATTTATACATAGAATTGGAAGAACATGTAGATTAAATAACAAAGGGAAATGTATATCATTTGTGAATGAATTAAATTATGGAGAGAAAGaatttttacaaaaattaattgaagataaaaatatttgtaccatgattagaaaaaatatacaatataatattgttgAAAAATATCGATATAGAGTTGAATCCacattaaataaatgtacaaataaaaaaattaaattgttcatacaaaaagaaattttatATCAATCCTTAAAAtcaaaagaattaaaagaCTTTTTcaatacaaatataaatgaaaaacgaaaaattaataaaattatcaaacattttaataaagCTGTCATACCACAAAAATTAATCAAAGATAGAAATCAAAGTATTTTCTTAAATAAATCAAAGGTTAAGAATAAAAtcatacaaaaaaataatactaataataaaaataataataatataaaaccTTTTGCactcaaaaaaaataacgGATTAGTCATTACGGAACAGGGTTATGAAAGTCAGCTTACCAAAGAACCTGAACGAGAAGTTGCAGATCCTTCCAAATTACCGCCTCTATGTGGTCAGAGGTTGAGgaattatatgtatttaaagtatattaaaggaaaaaaaaataaaaacggtagcaatatgaataatagTTATAACAGTAACAAcaagaaaaggaaaaataacaataaatataataatagatataataaatataataaaaaagcaataaataaaaatcataACAAGAAAAACACCAACTTTAATAGgtga
- a CDS encoding mitochondrial carrier protein, putative (part of same gene as PRSY57_1241000B~gap found within coding sequence), whose product MEHLKNLITGAISGAIVDAVLFPIDYIKTNIQTNNSFSIYDTRKLYNGILPTLIGTVPASAFFYCFYELSKKLLTDYNANINKSYLYLISTSIAEITACII is encoded by the exons atggagCATTtaa AAAATTTAATCACAGGAGCAATTTCTGGTGCTATTGTTGATGCTGTATTATTTCCTATTGATTACATAAAAACAAACATACAAACAAATAACTCCTTCTCCATTTATGATACgagaaaattatataatggTATTCTACCAACTTTAATAGGTACGGTTCCAGCTAGCgcttttttttattgtttttatgaattatccaaaaaattattaacag ATTACAATGCGAATATAAACAAAagttatttatatttaatttcaACAAGTATAGCAGAAATTACAGCATGTATCATTag
- a CDS encoding hypothetical protein (conserved Plasmodium protein, unknown function), whose translation MNKKLEKSFSFIRNFAEKYKNVIFHGFKKRTVKTINKKNRKKKKQNVTNIVDLKFKNPFINEEKKRKLDSFLMDQENELDLHENYTLFNKYNMTSDNLFFNLKNDNLLSNNNTSGTFLKSLNIENKNENLSDDKIKINYLDSLNSLELKIKQEIKQNNDLLSKQKMMMELNEYHYKTHNNGKKSGVRIKRTNSHLNKDSNRIYKRRKNNESQLDNVSTKSKNKKKKKGYPNKDKSYSNSSKNINSNSNVDSKQIKGTCLIQHNEKIIQKTNQSDNENMNLNTENILLKNNELIKENTKNNLVFGKNIYENINDMFHNVFEVNQEHNKNDIIKTPIKNLMDREHTNTSRNININNIDNNNIDDNRNTNESNIKEVKSNTDQKDWELFHKHINNNGTPFKEDNTFDIFFNEPLETPSIFQI comes from the coding sequence atgaataaaaaattagaaaagagtttttcttttattcGAAATTTCGCtgagaaatataaaaatgttatttttCACGGCTTCAAAAAAAGAACTGTGAAAAcaattaataaaaagaatcgaaagaaaaaaaaacaaaatgtaACAAATATAGTGGACTTAAAATTCAAAAATCCATTTattaatgaagaaaaaaaaaggaaattgGATAGCTTCTTAATGGATCAAGAAAATGAATTGGATTTACATGAAAATTACACCTTATTTAATAAGTATAATATGACTTCagataatttattttttaatttaaaaaacGATAATCTActtagtaataataatacgAGTGGAACATTTTTGAAATCATTGAATATagaaaacaaaaatgaGAATTTAAgtgatgataaaataaaaattaattatcttgattctttaaattcattagagttaaaaattaaacaaGAAATTAAACAGAACAATGACTTATTATCAAAACAGAAGATGATGATGGAATTAAACGAATACCATTATAAAACTCATAACAACGGAAAAAAAAGTGGAGTGCGAATAAAAAGAACTAATTCACATTTAAATAAGGATTCCaatagaatatataaaagacgaaaaaataatgaatcACAATTAGATAATGTAAGTACAAAATctaagaataaaaaaaaaaaaaaaggatatcctaataaggataaaagttatagtaatagtagtaaaaatataaacagTAATTCAAATGTGGATTCTAAGCAAATAAAAGGAACGTGTTTGATACAACATAACGagaaaattatacaaaaaacAAATCAGTCAGATAATGAAAACATGAACTTAAATAcggaaaatatattacttaAAAACAATGAATTGATTAAGGAAAATACGAAGAATAATTTAGTTTTTggtaaaaatatatatgaaaatataaatgacATGTTTCATAATGTTTTCGAAGTAAATCAagaacataataaaaatgatattataaaaacacCAATTAAGAATTTAATGGATAGAGAACATACTAACACGTCAcgtaatataaatattaataatattgataataataatatagatgaTAATCGTAATACTAATGaaagtaatataaaagaagtTAAATCTAATACAGATCAAAAGGATTGGGAACTTTTtcataaacatataaataataatggaACACCTTTTAAAGAAGATAATACTTTcgatatatttttcaatgAACCATTAGAAACTCCATCtatatttcaaatataa
- a CDS encoding mitochondrial carrier protein, putative (part of same gene as PRSY57_1241000A~gap found within coding sequence) — GKSYIETVKDISKGGFLSFYKGCYIRASYLCFGGMIFFGCLRFFSF; from the coding sequence GGAAAATCGTATATAGAGACTGTTAAAGACATATCTAAAGGAGgatttttatcattttataaGGGTTGTTATATAAGAGCTAGTTATTTATGTTTTGGTGGTATGATATTTTTTGGATGTCTAAGATTTTTCtcattttaa